One genomic segment of Lampris incognitus isolate fLamInc1 chromosome 2, fLamInc1.hap2, whole genome shotgun sequence includes these proteins:
- the LOC130108258 gene encoding zinc finger protein 37-like has product MNNATLQSFQVFLTERLTAAAFEIFGFVEKIIIDYEEEVHRKEENRRQQRLPRLVYQPEILRRAVSKHPAASESAEVIFTKQQEHHPQEWSPSVDHEDTGTSRIKEEEDKEARLTSSIEEQPSAKDNDEDFKHPKASESAEGISTKQQEHNQQEWSPSVDYEEMETSNIKEEEYKEALLTSSSGEQPSAKNTDEGDALTEVFFRTGQQLENNVPTKGNSKPKQSFIKGSYCSDTEKRTINHCCHICNKVFNKKLVLDWHLKTHGIYREKFDCKICGQHNHCQSQLQNHMRVHTGERPYPCQYCKKCFKLKGDLTNHIRIHTGEMPFSCYVCQRSFKRSSSMKRHVSLIHKGVITNV; this is encoded by the exons ATGAACAACGCCACACTTCAGTCATTCCAAGTCTTTCTCACGGAGCGATTGACTGCAGCTGCTTTTGAGATATTTGGATTTGtggaaaaaataataatagatTACGAAGAGGAGGTTCATCGGAAGGAGGAGAACCGAAGGCAGCAGAGGCTTCCGCGTTTGGTGTACCAACCAGAGATATTGCGCAGGGCGG TCTCCAAGCATCCAGCCGCCTCTGAATCAGCTGAGGTGATTTTCACTAAGCAGCAGGAGCACCATCCACAGGAGTGGAGCCCCAGCGTGGACCATGAGGACACGGGAACCTCAAGGATTAaagaggaggaggacaaggaggCACGATTGACCAGTTCAATTGAGGAGCAGCCATCAGCCAAAGATAACGATGAGG ACTTCAAGCATCCAAAGGCATCTGAATCAGCCGAGGGGATTTCCACTAAGCAGCAGGAGCACAATCAACAGGAGTGGAGTCCCAGCGTGGACTATGAGGAAATGGAAACATCAAATATTAAAGAGGAGGAGTACAAGGAGGCACTCTTGACTAGTTCAAGTGGAGAGCAGCCCTCAGCCAAAAATACTGATGAGGGTGATGCTTTAACAGAAGTTTTTTTCAGAACAGGGCAACAGTTGGAGAACAACGTGCCGACTAAAGGAAACAGTAAGCCGAAGCAATCCTTCATAAAGGGTTCTTACTGCTCTGATACTGAAAAGAGGACCATCAACCATTGCTGCCATATTTGCAACAAAGTTTTCAATAAAAAACTTGTGCTTGATTGGCACCTCAAGACTCATGGAATATACAGAGAAAAATTTGACTGTAAGATATGTGGTCAACATAATCACTGCCAGAGTCAGCTGCAAAACCACATGAGAGTCCATACCGGGGAAAGACCTTATCCTTGCCAGTACTGTAAGAAATGTTTTAAATTAAAGGGAGATCTGACAAATCATATAAGGATCCACACAGGGGAGATGCCTTTCAGCTGCTACGTCTGTCAGCGATCCTTCAAAAGAAGTTCAAGTATGAAGAGACATGTTTCTTTAATACACAAAGGAGTCATTACAAATGTGTAG